Proteins from one Bradyrhizobium amphicarpaeae genomic window:
- a CDS encoding amidase family protein, producing MAKKAAAKKVASKKTASKKSATRASSKTSSARKGVAAKSGAKTSGAKRTTPRGRAAAPRPKGAPWQWSAVETASAIRSGAISAVETIEAHLERMRAVNPKLNAVVVDLSEEALKAAHAADKQRARGGELGLLHGVPVTIKENVDYEGRPNFNGVPANKDLVAPSDAPVVRNLKKSGAIVIGLTNTPEFSFRGFTDNPLHGLTLNPWNPDITCGGSSGGAGSAVVAGIGTIAHGNDIGGSLRWPAHCNGVATIKPTQGRIPAFNASATAERPMLAHLMSAQGPLARHVDDVRLALEVMSRRDPRDPWWVPAPLVGERPKGPIKVALAKIPEDMEVDSSVTAALRQAADHLERSGYRVSEVEVPDINGVWQTWCDIITNETVVLQEAGMLKVTSEDFHKAWGGMKAKANVLDLKAWMQATAARNGHIRAWQLFFEEYPVVLAPTTVKPTPGPRDDTVSAERVQEIFWGEIRFISAINVLGLPGAVVPVALHDGKPIGVQLIAGRYREDLALDAAAAIEKRAGVLAHRLWESM from the coding sequence GTGGCGAAGAAGGCGGCGGCCAAGAAAGTTGCTTCGAAGAAAACTGCTTCCAAGAAGTCGGCGACGAGAGCATCAAGCAAGACATCTTCCGCCCGGAAGGGCGTTGCTGCGAAGTCGGGGGCGAAGACATCAGGCGCGAAGAGGACCACCCCGCGCGGGCGGGCCGCGGCTCCCCGCCCCAAGGGAGCGCCCTGGCAATGGTCGGCGGTCGAGACCGCTTCTGCCATCCGCTCCGGCGCAATCTCCGCGGTCGAGACCATCGAAGCGCATCTCGAACGGATGCGCGCCGTCAATCCGAAGCTGAACGCGGTCGTCGTCGATCTCTCGGAAGAGGCGTTGAAGGCTGCGCATGCAGCCGACAAGCAGCGCGCCAGGGGCGGCGAGCTCGGTCTCCTGCACGGCGTGCCCGTAACCATCAAGGAAAACGTCGATTACGAGGGACGACCGAACTTCAACGGCGTCCCCGCCAACAAGGACCTCGTCGCGCCGTCGGATGCGCCCGTGGTGCGCAACCTGAAGAAATCAGGTGCGATCGTCATCGGGCTCACCAATACGCCGGAATTCTCCTTTCGCGGCTTCACCGACAATCCCCTGCACGGGCTGACGCTCAATCCCTGGAATCCCGACATCACCTGCGGCGGCTCGTCGGGCGGCGCGGGCTCGGCGGTCGTCGCCGGCATCGGTACCATCGCCCATGGTAACGACATCGGCGGCTCCTTGCGCTGGCCGGCGCATTGCAATGGCGTTGCCACCATCAAACCGACGCAGGGACGCATCCCCGCGTTCAATGCGAGCGCCACGGCCGAACGGCCGATGCTGGCGCATCTGATGTCGGCGCAGGGGCCGCTGGCCCGTCACGTCGACGACGTCCGTCTTGCACTCGAGGTGATGAGCCGGCGCGATCCGCGCGATCCGTGGTGGGTGCCGGCGCCGCTGGTCGGCGAGAGGCCGAAGGGGCCGATCAAGGTGGCGCTGGCCAAGATCCCGGAGGATATGGAGGTCGATTCGTCCGTCACCGCGGCGCTGCGCCAGGCGGCGGACCACCTCGAACGTTCCGGCTATCGCGTCAGCGAGGTCGAGGTGCCCGACATCAACGGCGTCTGGCAGACCTGGTGCGACATCATCACCAACGAGACCGTGGTGTTACAGGAGGCCGGCATGCTGAAAGTCACCTCCGAGGACTTCCATAAGGCCTGGGGCGGCATGAAGGCCAAGGCGAACGTGCTCGATCTCAAGGCCTGGATGCAGGCGACCGCCGCGCGCAACGGCCACATCCGCGCCTGGCAATTGTTCTTCGAGGAGTATCCGGTCGTGCTGGCGCCGACCACGGTGAAGCCGACGCCGGGCCCGCGCGACGACACCGTCAGTGCCGAGCGCGTGCAGGAGATCTTCTGGGGCGAGATCCGCTTCATCTCCGCGATCAACGTGCTGGGCCTGCCCGGCGCCGTGGTGCCGGTGGCGTTGCACGACGGCAAGCCGATCGGCGTGCAGCTCATTGCCGGGCGCTATCGCGAGGACCTCGCGCTCGATGCGGCGGCCGCGATCGAGAAGCGCGCCGGCGTGCTCGCGCATCGGCTGTGGGAGAGCATGTAG
- a CDS encoding O-acetylhomoserine aminocarboxypropyltransferase/cysteine synthase family protein — protein MRNETIAIHAGYEPEATTHAVAVPIYQTAAYAFDSADHGAALFNLEAEGFRYSRIANPTSAVLEKRIAELEGGVGALAVATGQAALHFAFVNVADHGGNIVSMPQLYGTTHTLLSHILPRQGITGRFAESDRPEAIEKLIDENTRAVFAETIGNPAGNVCDIEALAKIAHAHGVPLIVDNTVATPILLKPFDYGADIAVHSLTKFLGGHGTTLGGAIVDSGNFPWAKYADRFPAYNKPDASYHGLVYAERFGKTAYIERARSVYQRAMGSVLSPFNAFLLLQGIETVALRMERHVENARKVAEFLRKDSRVAWVNYTGFPDSPYYPLVQKYLDGNASSLFTFGIKGGMEAGKSFYDALKLITRLVNIGDAKSLACHPASTTHRQMSAEQQRVAGVLPETIRLSIGIEHVSDIIEDIDQALDKACRSARLEAAE, from the coding sequence ATGCGCAACGAGACGATCGCTATTCACGCCGGTTACGAGCCCGAAGCCACCACGCACGCGGTCGCCGTGCCGATCTACCAGACCGCGGCTTACGCCTTCGACAGCGCCGATCACGGCGCGGCACTCTTCAATCTCGAGGCCGAAGGCTTTCGCTATAGCCGTATCGCCAATCCGACCAGCGCGGTGCTGGAGAAGCGTATCGCCGAGCTCGAAGGCGGCGTCGGCGCACTTGCGGTCGCGACCGGCCAGGCGGCGCTGCATTTCGCCTTCGTCAACGTCGCCGATCACGGCGGCAACATCGTTTCCATGCCGCAGCTCTACGGCACCACGCACACGCTGCTCTCGCATATCCTGCCGCGCCAAGGCATCACCGGCCGCTTCGCCGAGAGCGACAGACCGGAGGCGATCGAGAAGCTGATCGACGAGAACACCCGCGCGGTGTTCGCCGAGACCATCGGCAATCCCGCCGGCAATGTCTGCGACATCGAGGCGCTGGCCAAGATCGCGCATGCGCATGGTGTGCCGCTGATCGTCGACAACACCGTCGCAACCCCGATTCTGCTCAAGCCGTTCGACTACGGCGCCGACATCGCCGTGCACTCGCTGACCAAGTTCCTGGGCGGTCACGGTACCACGCTCGGCGGCGCCATCGTCGATTCCGGAAACTTCCCCTGGGCAAAATACGCCGACCGCTTCCCCGCCTACAACAAGCCGGATGCCTCCTATCACGGTCTCGTCTATGCCGAGCGCTTCGGCAAGACCGCCTATATCGAGCGGGCGCGCAGCGTCTATCAGCGCGCCATGGGCTCGGTGCTGTCGCCGTTCAACGCCTTCCTGCTGCTCCAGGGCATCGAGACCGTCGCGCTGCGCATGGAGCGCCATGTCGAGAACGCCCGCAAGGTCGCCGAATTCCTCCGCAAGGATTCGCGCGTCGCCTGGGTCAATTACACCGGCTTCCCCGACAGCCCCTATTATCCGCTGGTGCAGAAATATCTCGACGGCAACGCCTCCTCGCTGTTCACCTTCGGCATCAAGGGCGGGATGGAGGCGGGCAAGTCCTTCTATGACGCGTTGAAGCTGATCACGCGCCTCGTCAATATCGGCGATGCCAAGTCGCTGGCCTGCCATCCGGCCTCGACCACCCACCGCCAGATGTCGGCAGAGCAACAGCGCGTTGCCGGCGTGCTACCGGAAACCATCCGGCTCTCGATCGGCATCGAGCACGTCTCCGACATCATCGAGGACATTGACCAGGCGCTGGACAAGGCTTGCCGGTCAGCGCGCCTCGAGGCCGCGGAGTAG
- the metA gene encoding homoserine O-succinyltransferase MetA, whose amino-acid sequence MTILIDRDQVISSPALVPAERDLARNHGGELTIGLVNNMPDPALKATERQFLKLLQAAAGPRRIRLHCFSLPSVKRSPEAKWHVESEYSDLSDLKRQKFDGLIVTGAEPVAPELDQEPYWHDLTELIDWAKGNTRSAIWSCLAAHAAVLHLDGIARRRLPAKCHGIFDCDAVTSDALTVAAPAPLKVSHSRLNELAESDLAQAGYQVLTRSAEAGVDVFVRQYASRFVFFQGHPEYDALSLQREYLRDIGRYLARERETYPRLPVSYFDAATEDKLGRFEKKAVHQRHPALTTELPGLNLRADIDAGSAAAVLFRNWVQYLSMEVEAPVLAPQPKVLVPR is encoded by the coding sequence ATGACGATCCTGATCGACAGGGATCAAGTCATCTCGAGCCCGGCGCTGGTGCCGGCCGAACGCGATCTCGCGCGCAATCACGGCGGCGAACTCACGATCGGGCTCGTCAACAACATGCCGGATCCGGCGCTGAAGGCGACCGAGCGGCAGTTCCTGAAGCTGCTTCAGGCTGCGGCCGGTCCGCGCCGCATCCGCCTCCACTGCTTTTCGCTTCCAAGCGTGAAGCGCTCACCGGAAGCGAAGTGGCATGTCGAGAGCGAATATTCCGATCTTTCCGACCTGAAGCGCCAGAAATTCGACGGGCTGATCGTGACGGGCGCCGAGCCGGTTGCGCCCGAGCTCGACCAGGAGCCGTATTGGCACGACCTTACCGAGCTCATCGACTGGGCCAAGGGCAACACGCGCTCGGCGATCTGGTCGTGTCTTGCCGCGCATGCGGCGGTGCTGCATCTCGACGGCATCGCGCGGCGGCGGCTGCCGGCCAAATGCCACGGCATCTTCGATTGCGACGCCGTGACGAGCGATGCCCTGACGGTCGCCGCGCCGGCCCCGTTGAAAGTGTCGCATTCGCGCCTGAACGAACTCGCGGAGAGCGATCTGGCGCAGGCTGGCTATCAGGTGCTGACCCGCTCGGCTGAAGCCGGCGTCGACGTTTTCGTTCGCCAATATGCCAGCCGGTTCGTGTTCTTCCAGGGGCATCCGGAATACGACGCGCTGTCGCTCCAGCGCGAATATCTGCGCGACATCGGCCGCTACCTTGCGCGGGAGCGCGAGACTTATCCGCGGCTGCCGGTGAGCTATTTCGACGCAGCGACGGAAGACAAGCTGGGGCGCTTCGAGAAGAAGGCGGTGCACCAGCGCCACCCGGCGCTCACCACCGAGCTGCCCGGGCTGAATTTGCGCGCCGATATCGACGCCGGCAGCGCGGCGGCAGTCCTTTTCCGCAACTGGGTGCAATACCTCAGTATGGAGGTCGAAGCGCCGGTCCTTGCACCTCAGCCGAAGGTATTGGTTCCGCGTTAG
- a CDS encoding polysaccharide deacetylase family protein, which yields MWSALQGRVSNRLARHFRAAPHRLPAHAPIVSFTFDDAPDSAAGEGAALLEEHGGRGTFYLAGSLIGQPSDHWLGLSDDAIVRLHRAGHEIACHTFSHQSSANLDEAAMAREIERNRTYFRSIDSSINLENFAYPYGIASVWRKPQLAKAFRSARGILPGVNSDVIDLQFLRASPLVDCEIDKAGVDRYFDQAVASGGWLIFYGHDVADAPSPYGCTPDLMRHALEAAERRGMPIVTVAEALRRIGA from the coding sequence GTGTGGTCGGCACTCCAGGGACGCGTGAGCAATCGGCTGGCCCGGCATTTCCGTGCCGCGCCGCATCGGCTGCCCGCGCATGCGCCGATCGTGAGCTTCACCTTCGACGATGCCCCGGATAGCGCTGCAGGCGAGGGCGCCGCGCTTCTGGAAGAGCATGGCGGCCGTGGTACGTTCTATCTCGCCGGAAGCCTGATCGGCCAGCCCTCGGACCATTGGCTCGGCCTGTCGGATGACGCGATCGTGCGGCTTCACCGCGCCGGTCACGAGATTGCCTGCCACACTTTCTCGCACCAGAGCTCGGCCAACCTCGACGAGGCCGCGATGGCGCGCGAGATCGAGCGAAACCGCACTTATTTTCGCAGTATAGATTCCTCGATCAATCTGGAGAATTTCGCCTATCCCTACGGAATTGCCTCGGTCTGGCGCAAGCCGCAGCTCGCCAAGGCCTTCCGCTCGGCGCGCGGCATCCTTCCCGGCGTCAACAGCGACGTCATCGATCTCCAGTTCCTGCGTGCGTCGCCCCTGGTCGATTGCGAGATCGACAAGGCAGGCGTTGATCGCTATTTCGATCAGGCGGTGGCGAGCGGTGGATGGCTCATCTTCTATGGCCATGACGTCGCGGACGCGCCGAGCCCTTATGGCTGCACCCCGGACCTGATGCGTCATGCGCTGGAAGCCGCCGAACGGCGCGGCATGCCGATCGTGACGGTGGCGGAAGCGCTGCGAAGGATCGGGGCGTAG
- the recQ gene encoding DNA helicase RecQ translates to MSAPSTAPLLPPANGRDALSVLHSVFGLPGFRGSQGEIVRHVTDGGNCLVLMPTGGGKSLCYQLPSLLREGCGIVVSPLIALMRDQVAGLLEAGVNAAALNSSLTPQEASDIERRLLAGDLDLLYIAPERLVTPRCLSLLAQAKVALFAIDEAHCVSQWGHDFRPEYVGLSIIAERFPEVPRIALTATADELTRKEIVARLQLADSPQFVSSFDRPNIRYEIVDKRSAVSQLKDFIRERHAGDAGVVYCLSRNRVEEVAAALDEAGIAALPYHAGLDGSVRSRNQDRFLNEDGIVIVATVAFGMGIDKPDVRFVAHLDLPKSIEAYYQETGRAGRDGKPSAAWMAYGLSDIVQQRRMIDESSASDEFKRVSIGKLDALVGLAETAQCRRKRLLAYFGEAVTAENCGNCDNCLTPPKMRDGKVLAQKLLSCVYRTGQRFGAMHLIDVLIGRLTEKVTQFGHDKLSVFGIGRELNEKQWRTVLRQLVAMGHLLSDSEAYGALKLTETARGVLRGETEVWLREEAPDTRIRASRGKSRRGDLAPAANAPQGDVDPELRARLRSWRSDIARERGVPAYVVLHDATIDGIVRAWPTTLDELRNVPGIGDKKLEHYGDELLQIVRTR, encoded by the coding sequence ATGTCCGCCCCTTCCACCGCCCCACTGCTTCCGCCGGCCAACGGCCGCGACGCGCTGTCGGTGCTGCATTCGGTGTTCGGCCTGCCGGGTTTTCGCGGTTCGCAGGGCGAGATCGTCAGGCATGTCACCGATGGCGGGAATTGCCTGGTGCTGATGCCGACCGGCGGCGGCAAGTCGCTGTGTTACCAACTGCCGTCACTGCTGCGCGAAGGCTGCGGCATCGTGGTGTCGCCGTTGATCGCCTTGATGCGCGACCAGGTCGCCGGCCTGCTCGAAGCCGGCGTCAATGCCGCTGCGCTGAACTCGTCGCTGACGCCGCAGGAGGCATCCGACATCGAGCGGCGCCTGCTCGCAGGCGATCTCGATCTGCTCTATATCGCGCCGGAACGCCTGGTGACGCCGCGCTGCCTCTCGCTGCTGGCGCAGGCGAAGGTGGCGCTGTTCGCGATCGACGAGGCGCATTGCGTCTCGCAATGGGGCCATGACTTCCGCCCCGAATATGTCGGCCTCTCCATCATCGCCGAACGCTTCCCCGAGGTGCCGCGCATCGCGCTGACCGCGACCGCCGACGAGTTGACGCGCAAGGAGATCGTGGCGCGGCTTCAGCTCGCGGACTCGCCGCAGTTCGTCTCCAGCTTCGACCGGCCCAACATCCGCTACGAGATCGTCGACAAGCGCAGCGCGGTGTCTCAGCTGAAGGACTTCATCCGGGAGCGGCATGCCGGGGACGCCGGCGTGGTCTATTGCCTGTCCCGCAACAGGGTCGAGGAGGTCGCCGCCGCGCTCGACGAGGCCGGCATTGCTGCGTTGCCCTACCACGCCGGGCTCGATGGCAGCGTTCGCTCGCGCAACCAGGATCGCTTTCTCAACGAGGACGGCATCGTCATCGTCGCGACCGTGGCGTTCGGCATGGGCATCGACAAGCCCGACGTGCGCTTCGTCGCCCATCTCGACCTGCCCAAGAGCATCGAGGCGTATTACCAGGAGACCGGCCGCGCCGGACGTGACGGCAAGCCGTCGGCGGCCTGGATGGCCTACGGCCTCTCCGACATCGTGCAGCAGCGCCGCATGATCGACGAGTCCAGCGCCTCGGACGAATTCAAGCGGGTCTCGATCGGCAAGCTCGATGCGCTGGTCGGCCTGGCCGAGACCGCTCAGTGCCGGCGCAAGCGGCTGCTGGCCTATTTCGGTGAGGCGGTTACCGCCGAGAATTGCGGCAATTGCGACAATTGCCTAACGCCGCCGAAGATGCGCGACGGCAAGGTGTTGGCGCAGAAGCTGTTGTCCTGCGTCTATCGCACCGGGCAGCGTTTCGGTGCGATGCACCTGATCGACGTGCTGATCGGACGCTTGACCGAGAAGGTCACGCAGTTCGGCCACGACAAATTGTCCGTGTTCGGCATCGGGCGCGAGCTCAACGAGAAGCAGTGGCGCACCGTGTTGCGGCAGCTGGTGGCGATGGGGCATTTGCTGAGCGACAGCGAAGCCTATGGCGCGCTGAAGCTGACCGAGACTGCGCGCGGCGTGCTCCGCGGCGAAACCGAAGTGTGGCTGCGCGAGGAGGCGCCCGACACCCGCATTCGCGCGAGCCGCGGCAAATCCCGCCGCGGCGATCTCGCGCCGGCGGCCAACGCGCCACAAGGCGATGTCGATCCCGAACTGCGCGCGCGGCTGCGGTCCTGGCGTTCGGACATTGCGCGCGAGCGTGGCGTGCCGGCCTATGTGGTGCTGCACGATGCCACCATCGACGGCATCGTCCGGGCCTGGCCGACCACTCTCGACGAACTCCGCAACGTGCCCGGCATCGGCGACAAGAAGCTCGAGCATTACGGCGACGAGCTGCTGCAGATCGTCAGGACACGGTAG
- a CDS encoding 1-aminocyclopropane-1-carboxylate deaminase, protein MKLDKFPRYKLTFGPTPIEKLERLSKHLGGNVEVYAKREDCNSGLAFGGNKLRKLEYIIPDAIASNADTLVSIGGVQSNHTRMIAAVAAKIGMKCRLVQEAWVPHEDAVYDRVGNIMLSRIMGADVRLVDDGFDIGIRKSWEQAIDEVKAAGGKPYPIPAGASVHKFGGLGYVGFAEEVRKQEAELGFKFDYIVVCTVTGSTHAGMLVGFAADDRARKVIGIDASFTPAQTKAQVLEIAKNTAELVELGKDLVADDVVLIEDYAYPAYGVPSEETKEAIRLTARLEGMITDPVYEGKSMQGLIDLAQKGYFEKGAKILYAHLGGAPALNGYAYAFRNG, encoded by the coding sequence ATGAAGCTCGACAAATTTCCGCGCTACAAGCTGACCTTCGGCCCGACCCCCATCGAGAAGTTGGAGCGGCTGTCAAAACATCTCGGCGGCAATGTCGAGGTCTATGCCAAGCGCGAGGACTGCAATTCCGGCCTCGCCTTTGGCGGCAACAAGCTGCGCAAGCTCGAATACATCATCCCCGATGCGATCGCTTCGAATGCCGACACGCTGGTCTCGATCGGCGGCGTGCAGTCGAACCACACCCGCATGATCGCGGCGGTCGCCGCCAAGATCGGCATGAAGTGCCGCCTGGTGCAGGAAGCCTGGGTGCCGCACGAGGACGCGGTCTATGACCGTGTCGGCAACATCATGCTGTCGCGCATCATGGGCGCCGACGTACGCCTGGTCGATGACGGTTTCGACATCGGCATTCGCAAGAGCTGGGAGCAGGCGATCGACGAAGTGAAGGCTGCGGGCGGCAAGCCCTACCCGATTCCCGCCGGCGCCTCCGTGCACAAATTCGGCGGTCTCGGCTATGTCGGCTTCGCCGAAGAGGTGCGCAAGCAGGAGGCCGAGCTCGGCTTCAAGTTCGACTACATCGTGGTCTGCACCGTCACCGGCTCGACCCATGCCGGCATGCTGGTCGGCTTTGCCGCCGACGACCGCGCCCGAAAAGTGATCGGCATCGACGCCTCCTTCACGCCGGCGCAGACCAAAGCACAGGTGCTGGAGATCGCGAAGAACACCGCTGAGCTCGTCGAGCTCGGCAAGGATCTCGTCGCCGACGACGTCGTGCTGATCGAGGACTACGCCTATCCCGCCTACGGCGTGCCGTCGGAAGAGACCAAGGAGGCGATCCGCCTCACCGCGCGTCTCGAAGGCATGATCACCGACCCCGTCTACGAAGGCAAGTCGATGCAGGGCCTGATCGATCTCGCGCAGAAGGGCTATTTCGAGAAGGGCGCGAAGATCCTGTACGCCCATCTCGGCGGTGCGCCCGCGCTGAACGGATACGCCTATGCGTTCCGGAATGGGTGA
- a CDS encoding Lrp/AsnC family transcriptional regulator, with the protein MAARLDRIDLKILRLLQNNGRLSNAELAVSVAISPATCHRRTQRLFEDGFIAAVRAMVAPKKVAKGTLVMVGVVLDRSTPESFAAFEQAIAKLKVVLDCHLVAGDFDYFLKIRVGDMDDFNRIHGELLIALPGVRQTRTFFVMKEVVDNAPLEF; encoded by the coding sequence ATGGCCGCCCGGCTTGATCGTATCGACCTTAAGATATTGAGATTGCTGCAGAACAACGGTCGGCTCAGCAACGCCGAGCTGGCCGTATCAGTCGCCATCAGCCCCGCCACCTGCCATCGCCGCACCCAGCGCCTGTTCGAGGACGGCTTCATTGCCGCCGTCCGCGCCATGGTGGCGCCGAAGAAGGTGGCGAAGGGCACGCTGGTGATGGTCGGCGTCGTGCTCGACCGCTCGACCCCGGAGAGTTTTGCGGCGTTCGAGCAGGCCATCGCAAAGCTCAAGGTCGTGCTCGACTGCCATCTGGTCGCCGGCGATTTCGATTATTTCCTCAAGATCCGCGTCGGCGACATGGACGACTTCAACCGCATCCACGGCGAACTGCTGATCGCGCTGCCCGGCGTGCGCCAGACCCGCACCTTCTTCGTGATGAAGGAAGTCGTCGACAACGCGCCGCTGGAATTTTGA
- a CDS encoding PLP-dependent cysteine synthase family protein, which translates to MQTFPFRHPNPAGPVYRRGWVDEAVAAIEADQCRTADTHLIRLIVPALSGIDIYLKDESTHPTGSLKHRLARSLFLYALCNGHIREGTPVVEASSGSTAVSEAYFAQMIGVPFYAVMPRTTSAEKIAAIEHYGGNCHLIDDGRALYAEAAALAARLNGHYMDQFTFAERATDWRGNNNIAESIFTQLQGEPRPLPDWIVMGAGTGGTSATIGRYLRYRQYPTRLCVADVEHSAFFDCFRTQDRSHVCDRPSLIEGVGRPRCEPSFVPGVVDRMMKIPDAATIAAMNVLSRRLRRPVGGSTGTNFLALCRLASEMRQANATGSLVTLICDSGERYRQTYYEPEWLKARGLDPALFEATLSSFLATGEPLTLAVDDVANPQSA; encoded by the coding sequence ATGCAGACATTCCCCTTCCGCCACCCCAATCCGGCCGGGCCGGTCTATCGGCGCGGCTGGGTCGACGAGGCCGTGGCCGCGATCGAGGCCGACCAGTGCCGCACCGCAGACACGCATCTGATCCGGCTGATCGTGCCGGCGCTGTCAGGCATCGACATCTATCTGAAGGATGAGTCGACCCATCCGACCGGCAGCCTGAAGCACAGGCTGGCGCGCTCGCTGTTCCTCTACGCGCTCTGTAACGGACACATCCGCGAAGGCACGCCTGTGGTCGAGGCGTCGTCGGGATCGACGGCGGTCTCGGAAGCCTATTTCGCGCAGATGATCGGCGTACCTTTCTACGCCGTGATGCCGCGCACGACCTCGGCGGAGAAGATCGCCGCGATCGAGCATTATGGCGGCAACTGCCACCTGATCGACGATGGCCGCGCGCTCTATGCGGAAGCAGCCGCGCTCGCCGCGCGCCTGAACGGCCACTACATGGACCAGTTCACCTTCGCCGAGCGCGCAACGGACTGGCGCGGCAACAACAACATCGCCGAATCGATCTTCACGCAATTGCAGGGCGAGCCGCGGCCGCTGCCGGACTGGATCGTGATGGGCGCCGGCACCGGCGGCACATCGGCCACCATCGGACGCTATTTGCGCTACCGTCAGTATCCGACGCGGCTCTGCGTCGCCGATGTCGAGCATTCCGCCTTCTTCGATTGCTTCCGCACGCAGGACCGTTCTCATGTTTGCGACCGCCCGTCGCTGATCGAGGGTGTCGGCCGGCCGCGTTGCGAGCCCTCCTTCGTGCCTGGCGTGGTCGATCGCATGATGAAGATCCCGGATGCAGCCACGATCGCGGCGATGAACGTGCTGTCGCGCCGGCTGCGACGCCCGGTGGGCGGGTCTACCGGCACAAATTTCCTGGCGCTGTGCCGGCTTGCCTCGGAGATGCGGCAGGCGAACGCGACGGGGTCGCTGGTGACGCTGATCTGCGATTCCGGCGAGCGTTACCGGCAGACCTATTACGAGCCCGAATGGCTGAAGGCGCGCGGTCTCGATCCGGCACTGTTCGAAGCCACTCTGTCGTCGTTCCTCGCGACAGGTGAACCGCTGACGCTCGCCGTCGACGATGTCGCAAATCCCCAGAGCGCGTAG
- a CDS encoding carboxymuconolactone decarboxylase family protein — protein MRLPILDPKDLSAEQKPLYDDMRAGITDHFKGFVNMRDDGALLGPWNPWIREPRFGGPVWELVKAIASNPLLPAPVREVAILVTGSHFRSGYELYAHVLVAEQRGLSDEKLATIVAGQRPVDLTKQEAVAYDMASALVSGGVLPELTYRAAVKEFGEHGAAELSYLVGVYCMVSVTLNTFDVPVPD, from the coding sequence GTGCGCCTTCCCATTCTGGATCCGAAAGACCTGAGCGCTGAACAGAAGCCGCTCTATGACGACATGCGGGCCGGCATCACCGACCATTTCAAGGGCTTCGTGAACATGCGCGACGACGGCGCACTGCTCGGGCCCTGGAATCCCTGGATCCGCGAGCCGCGCTTCGGCGGGCCGGTGTGGGAGCTGGTCAAGGCGATCGCGTCGAACCCGCTGCTGCCGGCCCCGGTGCGCGAGGTCGCGATCCTCGTCACCGGCTCGCATTTCCGATCCGGCTACGAGCTCTATGCCCACGTGCTGGTCGCCGAGCAGCGTGGCCTCTCCGACGAAAAGCTTGCGACCATCGTCGCCGGCCAGCGGCCGGTGGATCTCACCAAGCAGGAAGCCGTCGCTTACGACATGGCCTCGGCACTGGTGAGCGGCGGCGTGCTGCCGGAGCTGACTTATCGGGCTGCGGTGAAGGAATTCGGCGAGCACGGTGCGGCCGAGCTGTCCTATCTCGTCGGCGTCTATTGCATGGTCTCGGTCACGCTCAACACGTTCGACGTGCCGGTGCCGGACTAA